Within Bdellovibrio bacteriovorus HD100, the genomic segment AGCCAATACCCCCGACCCACTTTGTTTGACACGCCATATGACCCATTAAAACCTCCTGCAGTGCGCTTGGAAAGTAGCCTACCGTCCATAACGCCAGAAGTAAAGGCCCCCATTACCGCGCAAAGGTTTGCAATGACCTTCCTTTGGGGAGTACAATAACAGGGTTAGGAGTACCCTTATGATTGCAATGATTGCTACAGCCATAATTGGAATTGTCGCCGGTGGTGGTTTGGGCTGGGCCTTGCACAAATTCTTCAGAGCGCGCACGCTGCGCCTGGCCCGTGAAGAAGCCCAGGATATTTTGGATGAAGCCAATGAAGTCGTTGAACTTCGCAACCTGGAAGAGCGAGAACGCATCCAGGAAATCGAAATGGAACTGTGGACCAAGGTGGAACCCGAGATGCTGAAGTCCGAAGGACGCATCGAGGATCTGCAGGAAGTCGCGAACGAAAGAAAAGCCAAAGCCGACGCCATCGTTCAGGAAGAAAAAAAGAAGCTTCAGGATCGTGAAGCGGACGTCAAGGTTCAGGAACAGGCCCTGCGTGGTCAGGAAGCTGAACTTGGAAAACTCAAGGAAGCGCAAAAAGCCCTGAACCAGGAACTGGTTCAGAAGCTGACAGAGCGCCTGGGAACTTCCGCAGAAGAATTCAAGACCCAGTTGAAAAACCAGATGGAAGAGGAATCCCGCCGTCGTGCCGCGCGCATGATCCAGGAAACCGAAGCTGACACCAAAGAACACGCTGAATCCGAAGCCAAGCGCATTTTGAGCCTGGTGATTGACCGTTTTGCCCGTCCTTACTGCGCCGAGCGCGGTATTGGTGCCGTGAACTTCCCGGATGCCCACATCCGCAAGCTGTTCTGTGATCCGGCGGGCAACAACATCAAGGCCGTGCAGGATGCCTGCGGTTGCGACATCATCGTGGAAGAAGGCATGGAAATGGTCGGCGTTGCCGGCTTTGACCCTGTTCGCCGCGAACTGACCCGCCGTACTTTGGAGCGCATCTTCAAAGAAAAGAAAAATATCAATCCTGACTTCATCAGAAAAATTGCTGAAAACCAGAAAAAGGAACTTTTCAAAAACATCAAACACGATGGCGATTCTTTGGCCAAAGAGTTGAAACTAGAAGGTTTGAACGCCGAGATCCGTCAGATGATGGGTTCTTTGCGCTATCGTTATTCCTTCACTCAGAATCAGTATTTCCACTGCGGTGAAGTGGGCTGGTTGGCGGGCCTGATGGCGGCCGAGCTGGGTATTGACATCAAGAAAGCGCGCCGCGTGGGTATGCTTCACGACATCGGTAAATCCATGGACCACACTGTCGAGGGCGGTCACGCCGTGATCGGCGCTGACTTTATCGCGGCACGCGGTGAAGCACCTGACGTTGTTCATGCCGTGAAAGCCCACCACTTTGACGAACAACCCAGCACCGATCATGCGTTCCTGGTGATCGCGGCCGATGCGGTTTCCGGGGCTCGCCCAGGTGCGCGCCGTTCGACAATCGAATCTTACAATCAGAAAGTTTCTGAACTGCAGGATATCGCCCGCAGTTTCCCAGGTGTGACAGACTGCTTCGTATTGAGCGGTGGTCGCGAATGCCGAGTGATGGTGAATGGCAAAAAAGTCGATGACACTCAGGCGATGGATTTGTCGCGCAAAATTGCGGCACGCATCGAAGAAGAGTGCAATTACCCAGGATCAATTAAAGTGGTCGTGGTGCGGGAAACTGTTGTCACTGAACAAACAAGGAAAGAACTCGCATAAGCAATGTGAGTTCTTTCTGTCTTTAAACAGACCTTCTATTAAAATCCCTTCATGCTAGCTCTTTTAGAAGATTCTCCGATCTACTTCGGTTTCAATTACTGAAGTAGCGACACACAGGGAGAATATTCATGGTCTTAGAAACTAATCTCGAAAAACAACGCACACCTCGCGTTCTGGTGATCGACGATAGCTTGGATTCTGTCAAACTCATGTCCCACATCCTTGATCACTACAAATGCGATGTCACGATGGCTTTCGACGGTCAAGATTCCATCCCACTTCTTGCGAACAGACATTTTGATTTGGTGATTTTGGACTGGCAAATGCCACAAATGGGCGGTCGTGACACTTTACTTTTGATGGATCGTCTTTTGACAGAAAGAAAGGTGCATAAGATCCGCCGGCCTATTCCGGTGGTGATTTACACCGGTCACAGCGAAGAAGAACTGGATCTGCCACTGGTGCGAAACTTCACCTATATGGGCTTTATCAACAAACGCCAGGCCTTCAGTTCCATGATGAGATCATTTAATTTTATTTTGCGTTCTATCTAAGGCAACTTAGGAACGCACGCAACGGGGCCTCGGGCGCAATCTCCGGGGCCCCAGAACTAACCGCCGACTAAGGCTTCGCGCACTGCCCTTGACTCTGGCAGCGGATCATTTCATAGCGGTGCTGATGCATCTCTTTCAGGGTGTATTCAAGCTCCACCTCAAACCCCTGAGCGGCAGAACCTTTCTGAGCGATAGAGAAAAACTCTTTCACAAAGGCAAACTGTTCTTTTTCAAAAGTCTGATTGGACGACGTGGAACGGAAGAACAGCGGTTTTCCAGAGCGGTTGTATTTAAGGAAACGAGCTCTTTGCTCCTGGGCTTTTTGCAAACCGCCACGAACATCTTTCCAGCATTTTACTTCGGCGATTTTCAGAACCTTGTTCAGATTGCTATCAAAGATCACAACATCCAGTTCACCAATCGTGCGGGAACCATCACCGTAGGCGATGCCCACTTCCACCTTGTACTGTGGAGCCGGATACAAACGCTGCATCTCCAGGCGGGCCACTTCTTCACAAATCGCACCAGAGTCTTCATAGCTGCGTGGAATGTCTTTGAGTTCAGCGAAGTCCTGAGTCCAGTCGGCAGACGCCGTTGAAACAGACAGCAAAAGACCAAAAATAATTGATAAAACCTTCATAAGCCCCCCTCGAGGCCCCCGTTTTGCCGAGTTGCGCCAACAAAAGCAACTACATTGTCCACGAAGCATATGACGCGATGCTTTTATAACCACCTGTCCTTAAAACGCAGCGCCCCTTTCCGGCAAGGTGACTGGCAGTGTATGGTCTGAAACCTATGGATCCTGACCCTTACCCGAAATACTCGTCCCTTTCCCGCAGGAGCGCACATGACTGAGTTCATCGTTGTCGCCGCCTGTCTTTTCATTAATATGCTTCTTTCTGGTTCCGAGATGGCTTTTGTCACCGTCAACCGACAACAGCTCAAACGCCTGGCACCGACACATAAAAATGCGCGTCGTCTGTTGAAATTGAAGGAAAACCCGGAACGGACCCTGTCGGTCATCCAGATTGGGATCACCCTGGTGGGTGCAATCGCGGCAGCCGTGGGTGGTGCCGGAGCTGAAGAGGCTTTAAGCCCGTGGCTGATGAGTGCCTTCACTCTGTCTGAACAAACCGCAGAGGCGGTGGCCATTGCCATGGTGGTACTGCCCATTTCCTACTTGAGCGTCGTCATTGGTGAACTTGTCCCAAAAACCCTGGCCCTGCGCAACCCGCTGGCCATTGCGCTTTTCACGGCACAAGGCTTGTACTTTGGCGAAAAG encodes:
- a CDS encoding response regulator encodes the protein MVLETNLEKQRTPRVLVIDDSLDSVKLMSHILDHYKCDVTMAFDGQDSIPLLANRHFDLVILDWQMPQMGGRDTLLLMDRLLTERKVHKIRRPIPVVIYTGHSEEELDLPLVRNFTYMGFINKRQAFSSMMRSFNFILRSI
- a CDS encoding Rnase Y domain-containing protein, whose translation is MIAMIATAIIGIVAGGGLGWALHKFFRARTLRLAREEAQDILDEANEVVELRNLEERERIQEIEMELWTKVEPEMLKSEGRIEDLQEVANERKAKADAIVQEEKKKLQDREADVKVQEQALRGQEAELGKLKEAQKALNQELVQKLTERLGTSAEEFKTQLKNQMEEESRRRAARMIQETEADTKEHAESEAKRILSLVIDRFARPYCAERGIGAVNFPDAHIRKLFCDPAGNNIKAVQDACGCDIIVEEGMEMVGVAGFDPVRRELTRRTLERIFKEKKNINPDFIRKIAENQKKELFKNIKHDGDSLAKELKLEGLNAEIRQMMGSLRYRYSFTQNQYFHCGEVGWLAGLMAAELGIDIKKARRVGMLHDIGKSMDHTVEGGHAVIGADFIAARGEAPDVVHAVKAHHFDEQPSTDHAFLVIAADAVSGARPGARRSTIESYNQKVSELQDIARSFPGVTDCFVLSGGRECRVMVNGKKVDDTQAMDLSRKIAARIEEECNYPGSIKVVVVRETVVTEQTRKELA